One genomic segment of Bacteroides caccae includes these proteins:
- a CDS encoding DUF5000 domain-containing lipoprotein, with the protein MKKKFYKYGLFYIGVVLAACADNADLNEPTGSTTPPSQVLNATVKNLPGAAIIYYDLPDDQNLKYVRASYKVDNMIRTVNASFYTDSLVVEGFPTKGEYDVELYSVSYGEAVSTPLVVKVSPDTPPYQKVRGTLISAETFGGIKVNFDNPEKAKLGLGVIKKQAEGIWTQVYMHYTEAKGGDFYVRGLDAVTTDFGIFVRDRWGHLSDTLYVTETPLYEEQCDKSLFRKMALPTDSYECHSWNEVTKGNDMTRLWDGITDTDPCFQTKTTTVMPQWFTFDMGEKYKLSRFVMVSRYYPGKYGNTFKAGHPKHFELWGSNDPNPDGSFDDSWVLLSEYESVKPSGGGVNDALTTEDQEAAKNGENFIIPDNAPAVRYIRFKTNDTWGKTRYMHLHELTFFGARHN; encoded by the coding sequence ATGAAGAAGAAATTTTATAAATATGGGTTGTTTTATATAGGAGTTGTTTTGGCTGCTTGTGCCGACAATGCTGATCTGAACGAACCTACGGGAAGTACGACACCACCGTCACAGGTGCTGAATGCGACGGTAAAGAATCTGCCTGGTGCAGCAATTATCTATTATGATTTGCCGGATGATCAAAATTTAAAATATGTTCGGGCTAGCTATAAAGTTGATAATATGATTCGTACAGTTAATGCTTCTTTCTATACAGATTCTTTGGTAGTAGAAGGATTCCCTACTAAGGGAGAGTATGACGTTGAACTTTATTCCGTTAGTTATGGTGAGGCTGTCTCTACTCCGCTTGTGGTAAAAGTAAGTCCGGATACTCCTCCTTATCAGAAAGTGCGTGGAACATTAATTTCAGCTGAAACATTTGGCGGTATCAAAGTGAACTTTGATAACCCGGAAAAGGCTAAATTGGGACTGGGGGTCATAAAGAAACAGGCAGAAGGGATTTGGACACAGGTATATATGCATTATACTGAGGCTAAAGGTGGTGATTTCTATGTACGCGGCCTGGATGCTGTTACTACAGATTTTGGTATTTTTGTCAGAGATAGATGGGGACATCTTTCTGATACATTGTATGTCACTGAGACTCCTTTGTATGAAGAACAATGCGATAAGTCTTTGTTCAGGAAGATGGCTTTGCCGACTGACTCTTATGAGTGCCACTCATGGAATGAAGTGACGAAAGGAAATGATATGACGCGGCTTTGGGATGGAATCACAGATACAGATCCTTGTTTTCAAACCAAGACGACAACAGTAATGCCGCAATGGTTTACCTTTGATATGGGGGAAAAGTATAAATTGAGCCGATTTGTAATGGTTTCACGTTATTATCCGGGTAAGTATGGTAATACATTTAAAGCAGGACACCCGAAGCATTTTGAACTGTGGGGTAGTAATGATCCAAATCCAGATGGTAGCTTTGATGATTCTTGGGTATTACTTTCTGAATATGAGTCGGTGAAACCTTCAGGAGGTGGTGTAAACGATGCTCTTACAACAGAGGATCAGGAAGCTGCGAAAAATGGTGAGAATTTTATTATTCCTGATAATGCTCCGGCTGTACGTTATATTCGTTTTAAAACGAATGACACATGGGGGAAAACACGTTATATGCATCTTCACGAACTTACGTTTTTCGGTGCGAGGCATAATTAG
- a CDS encoding glycoside hydrolase family 2 protein: MIKQLFSIGIALSLFSQMLWAQWTPVGDRIKTSWAEKIDVNNVLPEYPRPIMERSEWSNLNGLWKYAVLPLGKSIPDSFEGDILVPFAVESSLSGVGKTLGEDKELWYQREFVIPSKWRGKRILLHFGAVDWKTEVWVNNIKVGEHTGGFTPFTFDITQALKNSENNLVVKVWDPTEKGTQPRGKQVSNPHGIWYTPVSGIWQTVWLEPVSEHYITDIKTTPDIDLNKVKVKVETDDNRYSDKFEVKVFEGGRLVAVGTSINGLPVEVSMPADAKLWSPDEPFLYQMEVSLFEGGKRVDCVRSYMAMRKYSMKRDKKGIVRLQLNNKDLFQFGPLDQGWWPDGLYTAPTDEALCYDIKKTKDLGFNMIRKHVKVEPARWYTYCDQMGVIVWQDMPNGDKTLEWQRKKYFDGTELTRSPESEATYRKEWKEIIDYLYSYPCIGTWVPFNEAWGQFKTSEIAEWTKQYDSTRLVNPASGGNHYTCGDMLDLHNYPGPEMYLYDAQRATVLGEYGGIGLVLKNHLWEPNRNWGYIQFNTSTEATAEYLKYAEMLKEMIKQGFSAAVYTQTTDVEVEVNGLMTYDRKVIKLDEATLKKINNEICKTLK; this comes from the coding sequence ATGATAAAACAATTATTTTCAATAGGAATAGCTCTGTCATTATTTTCTCAGATGTTATGGGCACAATGGACCCCTGTAGGAGATAGGATCAAAACTTCTTGGGCGGAGAAGATAGATGTGAACAATGTATTACCGGAATATCCGCGTCCTATTATGGAGCGTTCTGAGTGGTCTAATTTGAATGGTTTATGGAAGTATGCAGTTTTACCGTTGGGAAAATCAATTCCGGATTCTTTTGAAGGTGATATATTAGTACCATTTGCTGTCGAATCCAGCCTTTCGGGAGTCGGAAAGACATTGGGAGAAGATAAAGAATTATGGTATCAGCGTGAGTTTGTTATACCCTCTAAATGGAGAGGAAAAAGGATTTTGCTTCATTTTGGAGCTGTTGATTGGAAAACTGAGGTATGGGTTAACAATATAAAAGTAGGAGAACATACAGGAGGATTTACTCCGTTTACATTTGATATAACCCAAGCTTTGAAGAACTCGGAAAATAATTTGGTTGTCAAAGTGTGGGACCCGACAGAAAAAGGTACGCAGCCACGCGGAAAGCAAGTGAGTAATCCTCATGGTATCTGGTATACGCCGGTGAGTGGTATCTGGCAGACTGTATGGTTGGAACCGGTGTCTGAACACTATATTACAGATATAAAAACAACACCTGATATAGATTTGAATAAGGTTAAAGTAAAGGTTGAAACAGATGACAATAGGTATTCAGATAAATTTGAGGTAAAAGTGTTTGAAGGAGGGCGTCTGGTGGCTGTGGGAACATCAATTAATGGGTTACCAGTTGAGGTTTCCATGCCGGCTGATGCCAAACTTTGGTCGCCGGATGAACCATTCTTATATCAGATGGAAGTTTCTTTATTTGAGGGAGGAAAACGGGTAGACTGTGTAAGGAGTTATATGGCGATGCGTAAGTACTCTATGAAAAGAGACAAAAAAGGTATTGTGCGTTTACAGTTAAACAATAAAGATCTGTTTCAATTTGGTCCGTTAGATCAGGGTTGGTGGCCGGATGGATTATATACAGCTCCTACGGATGAGGCATTGTGTTATGATATCAAGAAAACGAAAGATTTGGGCTTTAATATGATAAGAAAACATGTAAAGGTAGAGCCTGCACGTTGGTATACATACTGTGATCAAATGGGAGTAATTGTTTGGCAGGATATGCCTAATGGTGATAAAACCTTGGAGTGGCAGAGAAAGAAGTATTTTGATGGAACGGAACTGACACGTTCTCCTGAATCTGAGGCTACTTATCGTAAGGAATGGAAAGAAATTATTGATTATCTCTATTCTTATCCTTGTATTGGGACTTGGGTGCCCTTTAATGAGGCTTGGGGGCAATTTAAGACAAGTGAGATTGCAGAATGGACCAAACAATATGACTCTACACGTTTGGTCAATCCGGCAAGTGGTGGAAATCATTATACTTGCGGTGATATGCTTGATTTGCATAATTATCCGGGGCCGGAAATGTATTTGTATGATGCACAACGTGCTACGGTACTAGGAGAATATGGGGGGATTGGTTTAGTTTTGAAGAATCATCTTTGGGAACCCAACCGGAATTGGGGATACATCCAGTTTAATACATCTACGGAAGCTACTGCTGAATATCTGAAGTATGCAGAAATGCTGAAAGAAATGATAAAGCAAGGCTTTTCTGCAGCTGTTTACACACAAACGACAGATGTAGAAGTAGAAGTGAATGGACTGATGACTTATGACCGTAAAGTAATAAAGCTGGATGAAGCAACATTGAAGAAGATCAATAATGAGATTTGTAAAACGTTAAAATAA
- a CDS encoding DUF2264 domain-containing protein, which yields MNNKNHRIFFFFLVFSLLVNGGNAFAKKSKDREYWVKTMIKIIDPLYTNLSQNTLRKNMPVETFDGLNNGNTRKNVTHLEALGRSFDGISAWLNLPPDDTEEGQLRAKYTNLVVKSIANAVNPESPDYMRFDGPGGQPLVDAAFFAQGLLRSKDQIWPKLDKVTQERIIKELKASRRIKASESNWLMFSATIEAALLEFTGECDLKPIHYALKRHKEWYKGDGWYGDGRNFHLDYYNSYVIQPMLIDVLAVMKEHKVEGADFYDVQLQRLIRYADQQEKMISPEGTYPVLGRSMGYRFGAFQVLAQVSWMKLLPEHIKPAQVRCALTKVMKRQLAKGTFDKDGWLNLGFCGHQPEIADRYVSTGSNYLCTFIFLPLGLQADDEFWTAKPEKWSSVKIWSGSRDIKKDGSIRN from the coding sequence ATGAATAATAAAAATCATAGAATATTCTTCTTTTTTCTAGTATTTTCTCTTTTGGTAAATGGGGGGAATGCTTTTGCAAAGAAAAGTAAGGATCGTGAGTATTGGGTGAAAACAATGATCAAGATTATTGATCCGCTATATACCAATTTGAGTCAGAATACTTTGAGGAAAAACATGCCTGTTGAAACCTTTGATGGATTAAACAATGGCAATACAAGAAAGAATGTGACGCATTTGGAAGCTTTAGGACGTTCATTTGATGGTATTTCTGCATGGTTGAATTTACCTCCTGATGATACGGAAGAAGGTCAGCTTCGTGCTAAATATACCAATTTAGTGGTGAAATCTATTGCTAATGCTGTAAACCCGGAATCACCTGATTATATGCGTTTTGATGGGCCTGGAGGACAGCCGTTGGTTGATGCTGCTTTTTTTGCACAAGGCTTGTTACGTTCTAAGGATCAGATTTGGCCGAAGTTAGATAAAGTGACTCAAGAGAGAATTATTAAGGAATTGAAAGCTTCGCGCAGGATCAAGGCTTCAGAGTCTAATTGGTTGATGTTCTCTGCTACTATTGAAGCGGCCTTATTGGAGTTTACGGGTGAATGTGATTTGAAACCAATTCACTATGCGTTAAAGAGACATAAAGAATGGTATAAAGGAGATGGCTGGTATGGTGACGGGCGTAATTTTCATTTGGATTATTACAACAGTTATGTGATTCAACCCATGTTGATAGATGTATTGGCGGTCATGAAAGAGCATAAAGTGGAAGGGGCTGATTTTTATGACGTACAGTTACAACGCCTGATCCGTTATGCTGATCAACAAGAAAAGATGATATCTCCGGAAGGGACCTATCCTGTATTGGGAAGATCAATGGGCTATCGTTTTGGGGCTTTTCAGGTATTAGCTCAGGTATCCTGGATGAAATTATTACCTGAACATATCAAACCGGCACAAGTGCGTTGCGCTCTAACTAAGGTTATGAAAAGACAATTGGCCAAAGGTACATTTGATAAGGATGGATGGCTGAATCTGGGATTTTGTGGGCACCAGCCCGAGATTGCCGACAGATATGTATCTACTGGCAGTAATTATTTGTGTACTTTTATTTTCTTGCCTTTGGGTTTACAGGCGGATGATGAATTCTGGACGGCCAAGCCTGAGAAATGGTCTTCGGTTAAAATATGGAGCGGAAGTCGTGATATAAAGAAAGATGGTTCTATTAGAAACTAG
- a CDS encoding glycoside hydrolase family 88/105 protein → MRKILILVFSLFSIFSTVEAKSKKGQDRVLIDKVAMWQVNHQSKVKHHDLAWTNGVLFRGMVEWADYTQDSRYYDFLMQIGKKHHWGFLKRLYHADDLVIAQMYIRMYEKYHDPAMIQPTIARVDSVVAKPSKARLWLGAKNWSERWSWCDALFMAPPVYGLLNKLYPEKNYLAFMDREFKEATDSLYDADAKLYYRDRRYIPKREKNGEKVFWGRGNGWVFAGIPLLLQTLPKDHPTYDYYLNIYKEMASAIVQCQDKNGSWHASMLDPDSYPSPENSASGFFVYGLGWGVNQGILKDRKYKKAARKGWKALKSYVHEDGMLGYVQPVSAAPEQVTQNMTEVYGVGAFLMAGIEMLKMK, encoded by the coding sequence ATGAGAAAAATACTTATTTTGGTTTTTAGTCTTTTTTCGATATTCTCTACAGTAGAAGCGAAAAGTAAGAAGGGACAAGATCGTGTGTTAATTGATAAAGTTGCCATGTGGCAGGTAAATCATCAGTCAAAAGTTAAACATCATGATTTGGCGTGGACAAACGGAGTCTTGTTCCGGGGGATGGTAGAATGGGCAGATTATACTCAAGACTCCCGTTATTATGATTTTCTGATGCAGATAGGGAAGAAACATCATTGGGGGTTCTTAAAACGTCTCTATCATGCGGACGATCTTGTTATAGCACAGATGTATATTCGTATGTATGAGAAATACCATGATCCTGCAATGATTCAGCCTACAATTGCCCGTGTAGATTCTGTTGTTGCTAAACCTTCGAAGGCCCGTTTGTGGCTCGGAGCAAAGAATTGGTCGGAACGTTGGTCATGGTGTGATGCGTTATTTATGGCTCCGCCGGTATACGGGTTGTTGAATAAGCTCTATCCGGAGAAAAACTATTTGGCTTTTATGGATAGGGAATTTAAAGAAGCTACAGATTCTTTATATGATGCGGATGCTAAGTTATACTATCGTGATAGAAGATATATTCCCAAAAGAGAGAAGAATGGCGAGAAGGTATTTTGGGGAAGAGGTAATGGTTGGGTGTTTGCAGGAATACCTTTGTTGTTGCAAACTTTGCCTAAAGATCATCCTACTTATGATTATTATCTGAACATTTATAAAGAAATGGCTTCCGCTATAGTTCAGTGTCAGGATAAGAATGGTTCTTGGCATGCCAGTATGCTTGATCCGGATTCATATCCTTCCCCTGAAAATAGTGCTTCCGGATTTTTTGTTTATGGCTTGGGCTGGGGAGTGAATCAAGGAATTTTGAAAGATAGAAAATATAAAAAAGCTGCCCGTAAGGGGTGGAAGGCTTTGAAAAGCTATGTTCATGAAGATGGCATGCTTGGATATGTCCAACCGGTTAGTGCTGCTCCTGAACAAGTGACTCAGAATATGACTGAGGTATATGGGGTTGGAGCATTCTTGATGGCAGGAATTGAGATGTTGAAAATGAAATAG
- a CDS encoding DUF4998 domain-containing protein, whose translation MKLFKKLIFIFLSIGALISCDGMDATYKEFIEEGPIVYIGKVDSLKAYAGRNRVMLEWQKLFDPRAKTAKIFWENRTKSTELQLTDKATLTQVVVEDLAEGSYVFEICTYDTYGNSSIMSEVPCAVYGDVYEKLLFNTKVKTAVLKNDVLTVTFAASLEPTFFASEITYMSSEGKNKTVLLKAPATQVKIDDFAGDHITYRSVYLPEETAIDYFYSESDELEIN comes from the coding sequence ATGAAACTATTTAAAAAACTGATTTTTATATTTTTAAGTATAGGTGCCTTGATCTCTTGCGATGGTATGGATGCCACGTATAAAGAGTTTATAGAAGAAGGGCCTATTGTATATATTGGAAAAGTAGATTCACTGAAAGCTTATGCAGGACGTAATCGGGTTATGCTCGAATGGCAGAAATTATTTGATCCTCGTGCTAAAACGGCAAAAATATTCTGGGAAAACAGAACGAAGTCTACTGAATTACAATTGACAGATAAAGCAACTCTTACTCAGGTTGTAGTAGAGGATTTGGCGGAAGGCTCGTATGTCTTTGAAATCTGTACATACGATACGTATGGTAATTCTTCTATTATGTCGGAGGTTCCTTGTGCAGTATATGGTGATGTTTATGAGAAATTGTTGTTCAATACAAAAGTAAAGACGGCGGTTTTAAAGAATGATGTATTGACCGTTACTTTTGCAGCTTCGCTTGAACCAACTTTTTTTGCTTCTGAAATTACTTATATGAGTTCTGAGGGGAAAAATAAAACTGTGCTTTTGAAAGCTCCCGCAACACAGGTGAAGATAGATGATTTCGCAGGAGACCATATCACTTATCGTTCCGTTTATTTGCCGGAAGAAACCGCCATAGATTATTTTTATAGTGAGTCGGATGAGCTTGAAATCAATTAA
- a CDS encoding RagB/SusD family nutrient uptake outer membrane protein — MNNISKLVIIGSVAITLSSCGDSWLEPKPLSFYSPENTLVDAKGMWAALGTCEKRIKAEFYGDGPAIITEHIFSEVAIEGTTDKTSVAQDLNAVITPDKNLNSPNANRVGWYWNEAYDNIRYANTVITRIDEATYSSEQEKNEILATAYFFRAYHYYRLINQFGDVPLLLKEFTEAKLDFYTTKREVILNKMIDDMKFACQWMPEVVDRGKAPRAAGYHLLAKLYLAAGLFDEAITAATAVISDPRYELMKNRFGAEKADATKNVIWDLHRPENKALAENKETILLVIDRYLVEGSQGDGIRTMRNAVPYYGNTKNAILTPDGKQGVTDKKDPTGTVKISLVKKYGRGIGRCRGTAYSTQYIWDDPNDLRHAKGNWMNMEDLVYNEPKLEGKNKYYGKPLQLYGETGQLLCKDTIRSWFGWPHYKLFIPDPDRVDQPEGGNTDWYVYRLAETYLLRAEAYCWKGDAASLQKAADDVNEVRNRAGAGDLAASDMNIGTILDERARELYYEEPRKTELTRIAYIFAQTGKPSYTGKVYKMDNFSEDNFFYDRIMESTDFYNKGVKTISNVEFTMSPYHVLWPIPASTINSNTKGHINQNKGYAGSENNIPPLETIEAN; from the coding sequence ATGAATAATATTAGTAAATTAGTGATAATAGGATCTGTTGCGATAACTCTTTCGAGTTGTGGGGACAGCTGGTTGGAACCTAAACCTCTTTCATTTTATTCTCCGGAGAATACTCTGGTAGATGCTAAAGGTATGTGGGCTGCACTTGGTACTTGTGAGAAAAGGATTAAAGCGGAGTTTTATGGAGATGGACCTGCCATTATTACCGAACATATTTTTTCTGAGGTAGCTATTGAAGGAACTACGGACAAAACAAGTGTTGCTCAAGATCTAAATGCGGTTATTACGCCTGATAAAAATTTGAATAGTCCTAATGCCAATAGAGTAGGTTGGTATTGGAATGAAGCGTATGATAATATTAGGTATGCTAATACTGTGATTACACGTATTGATGAAGCAACTTACTCGTCTGAACAGGAGAAGAACGAGATATTGGCTACTGCTTATTTCTTTAGAGCTTATCACTATTATCGTTTGATAAATCAATTTGGTGATGTGCCTTTACTATTGAAAGAATTTACAGAGGCGAAACTCGACTTCTATACAACGAAGCGTGAGGTCATTTTAAATAAAATGATCGATGATATGAAGTTTGCTTGTCAATGGATGCCTGAGGTGGTTGATAGAGGAAAAGCTCCACGTGCGGCAGGCTATCATTTGTTGGCAAAGTTATATTTGGCTGCCGGTTTGTTTGATGAAGCCATAACAGCAGCTACGGCTGTAATAAGTGACCCGCGTTATGAATTGATGAAAAATAGATTCGGAGCAGAAAAAGCTGATGCTACTAAAAATGTGATTTGGGATTTACATCGCCCTGAAAATAAGGCATTGGCAGAAAATAAAGAGACTATCTTGTTGGTTATTGACAGATACCTTGTAGAAGGAAGCCAAGGTGATGGAATCAGAACGATGAGAAATGCAGTGCCTTATTATGGAAATACGAAGAATGCTATATTGACTCCTGATGGTAAACAGGGAGTAACAGACAAAAAGGATCCGACAGGAACAGTTAAAATTTCACTAGTTAAAAAGTATGGACGTGGAATCGGACGCTGTCGGGGAACAGCTTATTCTACCCAGTATATTTGGGATGATCCGAATGATTTGCGTCATGCAAAAGGAAATTGGATGAATATGGAGGATTTAGTATATAATGAACCTAAGTTGGAGGGGAAAAATAAATATTATGGCAAACCTTTACAGCTTTATGGAGAGACTGGACAGCTGTTGTGTAAAGATACAATTCGTAGTTGGTTTGGTTGGCCGCATTACAAATTATTTATACCGGATCCGGACAGAGTAGATCAACCGGAAGGTGGTAATACAGACTGGTATGTATATCGTTTGGCGGAAACCTATTTGTTGCGTGCAGAGGCTTATTGTTGGAAAGGCGATGCTGCTAGTTTGCAGAAAGCGGCAGATGATGTGAATGAAGTAAGAAATAGAGCGGGTGCAGGTGATTTGGCGGCATCTGATATGAATATTGGAACAATTTTGGATGAACGTGCGAGAGAGTTATATTATGAAGAACCTAGAAAAACAGAGTTGACTCGTATTGCTTATATATTTGCACAAACGGGAAAACCCTCTTATACTGGTAAGGTCTATAAAATGGATAATTTCTCAGAAGATAATTTCTTTTATGATAGAATTATGGAGTCCACCGATTTTTATAATAAAGGAGTTAAAACTATTTCTAATGTGGAATTTACAATGAGTCCGTATCATGTCTTATGGCCTATTCCTGCATCTACGATTAATTCTAATACTAAAGGGCATATTAATCAGAATAAGGGATATGCAGGATCTGAAAATAATATTCCTCCTTTGGAAACAATAGAAGCTAATTAA
- a CDS encoding SusC/RagA family TonB-linked outer membrane protein — MKVRILWLIAFLLFTVQLSAQQKVTVKGKITDEHNEPVIGANIMEKGTTNGVISDFDGFFTLNVSSGATLVVSYIGFAQQEIPVKDKRDFVIRLAEDSETLNEVVVIGYGSARKRDLTGAVMQVKSAQLENESPSSMQDLLRANVPGLSVGFSAGPKPGGSLLIRGKNSINAGTDPLIVLDGVIYPGDLADINPNDIEQIDVLKDASSAAIYGARSASGVIIITTKMGKSEKPTISFDASIGVATQAIVPEVYQGDEFTAWRTDVFNSANPNHRPYEFNDPRKLPADVSIEDWMKYDNSTGDPVETWLRRIGFKNLEIQNYLDGKSVDWADMVFQNGLRQDYNASISGKTKGVNYYWSMGWTDNEGIIVNNGYKSFKTRLNLDAKINKFLTVGLNAQFVQRDASAIGADWVQYQKLTPYGSPTNEDGTMKLNPGDDTSAKHPLIDSYYTDKRNVINNLNANIYAKVSLPFNISYQMNFSPRYEWATDYVHKSSEHPSWKDFGGSASRTFRNDFLWQLDNIVKWKQTFAKVHDVDFTFLFNAEKFQRWSDEMNNEGFDPNDDLGYHYMKGGILPTISSNDEYRTGDALMARLFYSYDNRYMITGTVRRDGYSAFGQKNPRAVFPSVAVGWVFSDEPFLKKLNWLDYGKLRFSWGLNGNRDIGVYRALARMGNSKYMYVSPDGKVYNGSYLYVNSLANKELKWERTASFNLGLDFSIFNERLKGNIDIYKANTKDLLIERTLPELIGFSSVMSNLGEVENKGIELSLTSKNIDTKNFAWSSTFNFTLNRNKIVHLYGDMVDVLDENGNVVGQKEADDIKNKWFIGKSLDEIWGLEVIGVWQQDEAEEAKKYGVAPGDFKLRDVDGNGQYTDEDKVFQGTTSPKFTWTLRNDFKIYKNIDVSFMLYSLWGHKGTYDVAKHSGTTVYNDRQNAYKLPYWTPENPTNEWARIDSSTGGNSFSVYRKKSFIRLDNISVGYNVPSRWITKLGLGSLRVYANVRNVAVWAPDFKLWDPENSSPTPRTYTFGINVTM, encoded by the coding sequence ATGAAAGTGAGAATCTTATGGTTAATCGCTTTTCTGTTGTTTACCGTTCAACTGTCTGCTCAACAAAAAGTAACAGTGAAAGGTAAGATAACTGATGAACATAATGAGCCTGTTATTGGGGCTAATATAATGGAGAAAGGTACAACGAATGGAGTTATTTCTGATTTTGACGGATTTTTTACTTTAAATGTTTCTTCCGGAGCTACCCTTGTAGTATCATATATAGGATTTGCTCAGCAAGAAATTCCTGTCAAAGACAAACGCGATTTTGTGATTCGTCTGGCAGAAGATTCAGAAACGTTGAATGAAGTAGTTGTGATTGGTTATGGTAGTGCTCGCAAAAGAGACTTGACTGGTGCAGTAATGCAAGTAAAGTCTGCGCAGTTGGAAAATGAAAGTCCTTCCTCCATGCAAGACTTATTAAGAGCGAATGTTCCGGGATTGAGTGTTGGTTTTAGTGCAGGTCCCAAACCGGGTGGAAGTCTTTTGATTCGTGGAAAGAACTCAATTAATGCTGGAACTGATCCGTTGATTGTATTGGATGGAGTTATATATCCGGGTGACTTGGCCGATATTAATCCGAATGATATAGAACAAATTGATGTGTTGAAGGATGCTAGTTCTGCTGCTATTTACGGAGCGCGTTCTGCTAGTGGAGTTATTATCATCACTACAAAGATGGGTAAAAGTGAAAAACCGACAATTAGTTTTGATGCTTCTATAGGTGTAGCTACTCAGGCTATAGTTCCTGAAGTATATCAGGGAGATGAGTTTACTGCTTGGAGGACGGATGTCTTTAATAGTGCAAATCCGAACCATAGACCTTATGAGTTTAATGACCCTCGTAAATTACCCGCAGATGTTTCTATTGAAGATTGGATGAAATATGATAATTCGACGGGAGATCCTGTAGAGACTTGGTTGCGTCGAATTGGCTTTAAGAACTTGGAAATACAGAATTATTTGGATGGTAAATCTGTAGATTGGGCCGATATGGTTTTTCAGAATGGTCTTCGTCAGGATTATAATGCAAGTATTTCGGGAAAGACAAAAGGGGTAAATTATTATTGGTCTATGGGATGGACAGACAATGAGGGCATTATTGTAAATAACGGATATAAATCATTTAAGACTCGTTTAAATCTGGATGCCAAAATAAATAAGTTTCTGACTGTGGGATTAAATGCGCAATTTGTACAACGTGATGCCAGTGCTATCGGAGCGGATTGGGTTCAGTATCAGAAGCTGACTCCATATGGAAGTCCTACTAATGAAGATGGAACAATGAAGTTGAATCCGGGAGATGACACGTCAGCGAAGCATCCTTTGATCGATTCTTATTATACAGATAAGAGAAATGTGATAAATAATTTGAATGCTAATATCTATGCTAAGGTATCTTTACCTTTTAATATATCTTATCAGATGAATTTCTCTCCACGATATGAGTGGGCTACAGATTATGTACATAAATCTTCGGAACATCCAAGCTGGAAAGATTTTGGGGGTTCTGCTTCACGAACTTTTAGAAATGATTTTCTATGGCAACTTGACAATATAGTAAAGTGGAAACAAACTTTCGCCAAAGTACATGACGTGGATTTCACTTTCTTATTTAATGCGGAGAAGTTTCAAAGATGGAGTGATGAAATGAATAATGAAGGATTTGATCCAAATGATGATCTTGGATATCATTATATGAAAGGTGGAATATTGCCTACAATTAGTAGTAATGATGAATATAGAACCGGTGATGCATTGATGGCACGTTTATTTTATTCGTATGACAACCGTTATATGATTACCGGTACGGTTCGGAGAGATGGCTATTCTGCGTTTGGACAAAAAAATCCTCGGGCGGTATTCCCCTCAGTTGCTGTCGGCTGGGTATTCTCTGATGAACCTTTTTTGAAGAAGTTAAATTGGTTGGACTATGGAAAGCTAAGGTTCTCATGGGGATTAAATGGTAATAGAGACATTGGGGTTTATAGAGCTTTAGCCAGAATGGGTAATAGTAAATATATGTATGTAAGTCCGGATGGAAAGGTTTATAATGGATCCTATCTTTATGTGAATTCTTTGGCTAATAAAGAATTAAAATGGGAACGTACGGCTTCATTCAACTTAGGATTGGATTTTTCTATATTTAATGAACGGTTAAAAGGAAATATCGATATTTATAAAGCTAACACGAAAGACCTTCTTATTGAACGTACATTACCCGAATTGATCGGATTCAGTTCAGTGATGTCTAATTTAGGTGAAGTAGAGAATAAAGGCATTGAACTTAGCCTGACATCGAAGAATATTGATACAAAGAATTTTGCATGGAGTTCAACATTCAATTTTACTTTGAACAGAAATAAGATTGTTCACCTGTACGGAGATATGGTTGATGTTTTAGATGAAAATGGGAACGTAGTAGGACAGAAAGAGGCTGACGATATCAAGAATAAATGGTTTATAGGTAAGTCTTTGGATGAAATATGGGGATTGGAAGTTATTGGAGTCTGGCAACAGGATGAAGCGGAAGAAGCAAAGAAGTATGGTGTAGCTCCTGGTGATTTTAAGTTGAGGGATGTTGATGGAAACGGACAGTATACAGATGAGGATAAAGTATTCCAAGGGACAACTAGTCCGAAATTTACATGGACATTGCGCAATGATTTCAAGATATATAAGAATATAGATGTTTCTTTCATGTTGTATTCTCTTTGGGGGCATAAAGGTACATATGATGTAGCTAAGCATAGTGGAACCACGGTATATAATGATAGACAGAATGCTTACAAGTTACCATACTGGACTCCGGAAAATCCGACAAATGAGTGGGCAAGAATTGATTCCAGTACAGGAGGAAACAGTTTTTCTGTATATCGGAAAAAATCATTTATTCGATTAGATAATATATCTGTCGGATACAATGTTCCATCACGTTGGATTACTAAATTGGGATTAGGCTCATTGAGAGTTTATGCTAATGTAAGAAATGTAGCGGTTTGGGCTCCGGATTTTAAACTTTGGGATCCGGAAAATAGTAGTCCTACTCCTCGTACGTATACTTTTGGTATTAATGTGACTATGTAA